In Leptolyngbya sp. CCY15150, one DNA window encodes the following:
- a CDS encoding chlororespiratory reduction protein 7 encodes MPDPMMYQEDAYVLLEANQPEQFLTAEELLAKLTQVLSTYSDPLPRDLQRLDSLEAQALHLRDTYCEFDLGPDRFLQWYVVRLEK; translated from the coding sequence ATGCCTGACCCCATGATGTACCAAGAAGATGCCTACGTCCTCTTGGAAGCGAATCAACCGGAGCAATTCTTGACCGCAGAGGAACTGCTGGCCAAATTGACGCAGGTGTTGTCTACCTATTCCGACCCCCTGCCTCGGGATCTCCAGCGGCTGGACTCCTTGGAAGCCCAAGCTCTGCATCTGCGCGATACCTACTGTGAATTTGACCTTGGCCCCGATCGCTTCCTGCAATGGTACGTGGTGCGATTGGAGAAATAG
- a CDS encoding glycosyltransferase family 4 protein: MNLASNAVQIPSPTRRRVLFVDHAAVMGGAELSLLDLAIAYRDTSRVLLFDQGPFRERLEGANVPVQVIAAPSSLLSVKASGGLSALKAIPGLGWMARRIVEQSRGVDLIHANSQKAFVAAALARWMGAPPVVWHLRDILTASHFSAMNRRLAIALANAQASQVMVNSQATGEAFVAAGGRPGLVHLVYNGLSAQPFDAVGEEQAIALRQELGLGADVPIIGSFSRLSYWKGQHVLLEAVRSLPEVHVLLVGKSLFGEDEYVAQLQDLAASPELAGRVHWIGFRTDIPALMKACSIVAHTSTEPEPFGRVIVEGQLAQRPVIATAAGGAVELVEDGVTGRLVPPKDAIALRQAIHEILEHPQQTADLAQRGYDHAKATFSLESLLTNFDHALSLI; encoded by the coding sequence ATGAACCTTGCATCTAATGCTGTACAAATACCATCGCCAACCCGACGGCGGGTGCTGTTTGTCGATCATGCAGCGGTGATGGGCGGCGCGGAGTTAAGCCTGTTGGATCTGGCGATCGCCTACCGAGATACCAGTCGGGTGCTGCTGTTTGACCAGGGCCCGTTCCGGGAGCGACTGGAGGGAGCCAACGTTCCCGTCCAGGTAATTGCTGCACCTAGCTCGCTGCTGTCGGTGAAGGCGTCGGGAGGCTTGAGTGCGCTGAAGGCGATTCCGGGGCTGGGCTGGATGGCGCGGCGGATTGTGGAGCAGAGTCGCGGTGTGGATCTAATCCATGCCAATTCCCAAAAAGCTTTTGTGGCCGCGGCCCTGGCCCGTTGGATGGGAGCGCCGCCGGTGGTGTGGCATTTGCGGGATATTCTCACCGCCAGTCACTTTAGCGCCATGAATCGTCGGTTGGCGATCGCCCTGGCCAATGCCCAAGCCAGTCAGGTGATGGTCAATTCCCAGGCGACGGGGGAGGCCTTTGTGGCGGCGGGAGGACGCCCCGGCCTGGTTCACCTGGTTTATAACGGTCTGTCTGCCCAACCCTTTGATGCTGTTGGCGAGGAGCAGGCGATCGCCCTGCGCCAAGAATTGGGTCTAGGGGCCGATGTACCGATCATCGGCAGCTTCAGCCGCTTGTCCTACTGGAAGGGGCAGCATGTCTTGCTGGAGGCGGTGCGATCGCTGCCCGAGGTGCATGTGCTGCTGGTGGGCAAATCGCTATTTGGCGAGGATGAGTATGTGGCTCAGCTTCAGGACTTGGCGGCATCGCCTGAGCTGGCGGGACGTGTCCACTGGATTGGTTTCCGCACCGATATCCCAGCGCTGATGAAGGCCTGCTCCATTGTTGCCCATACCTCAACGGAACCGGAACCCTTTGGACGGGTGATCGTGGAAGGGCAGTTGGCCCAGCGTCCGGTGATTGCCACGGCGGCGGGCGGCGCGGTGGAGTTGGTGGAAGATGGCGTCACGGGGCGACTGGTGCCACCCAAGGATGCGATCGCCCTCCGGCAAGCGATTCACGAGATTTTAGAGCATCCGCAGCAGACCGCTGACCTAGCCCAGCGCGGCTACGACCATGCCAAAGCCACCTTTTCCCTAGAGTCGTTGCTCACCAACTTTGACCATGCCTTGAGTCTGATCTGA
- a CDS encoding GUN4 domain-containing protein — translation MIVGVAITRAIDGAWGQAIQALGVAAGAWVLIKVGVRLAPKVERVVDHVDRTFDNRVELTLSTVTGFHRQYLEALKTHCHSINIEGYKGRLPRLVLEKVYVPLRVSVDDPDRSPLQNRSLKIWDKLPKVEQPDGYFSERLIAIIASPGYGKTTLLRFLTLSFSNTTYIEHGAKDLIPVLLLFRSFHSAIQSKKEPSLPTLIVSQVKELPRCDELRTSEPWFKGQLSRGKCLVMFDGLDEVPEERRDLVSQWANWQMQNYQTQFIITSRPHGYDNSLFSGVQRFDVLDLNSDQQRLFIEQWYSCITWEREWKSHYEESQQDPNSSKRLSQEQAAAESEHLAQLAADDLKRQLFSDRSLTDLAKNPLLITIIAATHEAGEQLPKQRIHLYREIFKVLLEYRPNRRDTRLTITNADDNQKVLQGLALSLTEAKKTRFSAEEGADWIRDRLTTVHPAATLTPKGFLDEIQKISGLLAGGEGNLYEFTHKTFQEYLAALELSSITDGFSRVISQLESEDWKEVIYFFAMQKDPNPFIEAALKSPNVSHLALAWRLVKDNPRVREDLKDKTLDALREHNFIFSSMQLYQRFRNLVQINDKAGVSEFITWGEYKLLQQDQLDGQFHSQSAIYSTYHLPSGNPIEDISWEDARWFCAWLSTQASLASEDEVYDYRLPTPEEWQQVQQHIASSEHSRSLTSWTTDPALGGNALCVVRERIPDCYRNLVNYLANGAWKEADQETERQMLKAVGSDAEKRGCLDLEEIREFPCDDLRIIDRLWVKFSGGRFGFSVQKQIWVEVGGKLDYSKDLEAAVKAYGKMSDRNGWQQSGSFISPSDVIFDITAPLGHLPSFGMLGLVFEGAIRLGVVGGGIFLSRIQTCKL, via the coding sequence ATGATTGTGGGTGTGGCTATTACCCGAGCAATTGATGGTGCATGGGGACAAGCCATTCAAGCCCTTGGCGTTGCAGCAGGAGCTTGGGTTTTAATCAAAGTTGGTGTCCGCCTAGCGCCCAAAGTTGAGCGAGTTGTTGATCATGTAGATCGAACGTTTGATAATCGCGTTGAACTTACCCTCAGTACAGTCACTGGATTTCATCGACAATACCTAGAAGCCTTAAAGACACATTGCCACAGTATTAATATAGAAGGCTATAAAGGTAGGTTACCTCGCCTAGTTCTTGAAAAAGTTTATGTGCCGCTACGAGTGAGTGTAGATGATCCTGATAGATCACCACTGCAGAACCGCAGCCTCAAGATTTGGGATAAGTTGCCTAAAGTCGAGCAACCTGATGGCTATTTCTCAGAGCGTTTGATTGCTATTATTGCTAGTCCTGGGTATGGAAAAACTACACTTTTGCGATTCCTGACTCTAAGTTTTTCAAATACAACCTATATTGAACATGGAGCAAAGGACTTAATTCCTGTTTTACTTCTATTTCGTAGCTTTCATTCAGCAATTCAGTCGAAGAAAGAACCTTCACTTCCAACACTGATTGTGAGCCAAGTCAAAGAGTTACCTCGCTGTGATGAGCTGCGCACTTCTGAGCCATGGTTTAAAGGGCAGCTTAGCCGAGGAAAGTGCTTAGTAATGTTCGATGGCTTGGATGAAGTTCCAGAAGAACGGCGAGATTTAGTAAGCCAGTGGGCAAACTGGCAAATGCAGAACTATCAAACTCAATTTATCATTACATCACGCCCCCATGGATATGACAACAGCCTATTTTCAGGAGTGCAGCGCTTTGATGTTCTCGACCTTAATAGTGATCAACAAAGACTATTTATTGAGCAATGGTATTCTTGCATCACGTGGGAACGAGAATGGAAATCTCATTATGAGGAAAGTCAGCAAGACCCCAATTCAAGTAAGCGCTTATCCCAAGAGCAAGCAGCCGCTGAAAGCGAGCATCTAGCCCAGCTAGCAGCAGATGACCTAAAGCGTCAGCTATTTTCGGATCGCAGCTTGACGGATCTTGCCAAAAATCCGCTGCTGATTACCATTATTGCCGCAACCCATGAAGCTGGGGAGCAATTGCCTAAGCAACGTATTCATCTTTATCGAGAAATTTTTAAGGTGCTGTTGGAGTATCGCCCAAATCGGCGAGATACCCGACTGACCATTACAAATGCTGACGACAACCAAAAAGTATTGCAGGGGTTAGCTTTGAGCCTAACCGAGGCTAAAAAGACCCGATTTTCGGCGGAGGAGGGAGCAGATTGGATCCGAGATCGCCTAACGACGGTTCATCCCGCAGCAACTCTGACACCCAAAGGCTTCCTAGACGAGATTCAAAAAATTTCAGGCTTGTTAGCTGGAGGAGAGGGAAACTTATACGAATTTACCCACAAAACCTTTCAAGAATATCTGGCTGCTCTAGAGCTGAGCAGTATAACAGACGGGTTTTCAAGAGTGATTTCCCAATTAGAGAGTGAAGATTGGAAAGAGGTTATCTATTTCTTTGCCATGCAAAAGGATCCAAATCCTTTTATAGAAGCTGCCTTAAAGAGTCCCAACGTGAGCCATCTAGCTCTCGCCTGGCGATTGGTTAAGGATAATCCACGGGTTAGAGAAGATCTGAAAGATAAGACGCTAGATGCGCTACGAGAACACAACTTTATCTTCTCATCAATGCAGCTATACCAACGTTTTCGCAACCTAGTACAAATTAATGATAAAGCGGGCGTCTCAGAATTTATAACCTGGGGAGAATACAAATTACTCCAACAAGATCAACTTGATGGACAGTTTCATTCCCAATCTGCTATCTATTCAACATATCATCTACCCAGTGGCAATCCAATTGAAGACATAAGCTGGGAAGATGCCCGGTGGTTTTGTGCTTGGTTATCTACCCAGGCATCCCTGGCGTCAGAGGATGAGGTCTATGACTATCGCCTGCCCACACCGGAAGAATGGCAACAGGTGCAGCAGCATATCGCATCATCAGAACACTCCAGATCTCTCACCTCTTGGACAACAGACCCAGCTCTTGGCGGCAATGCGCTGTGCGTTGTGCGAGAACGTATCCCTGATTGCTATAGAAACCTGGTGAACTATTTAGCCAACGGAGCCTGGAAAGAAGCAGACCAAGAAACCGAGCGACAAATGTTGAAGGCTGTGGGGAGCGACGCTGAGAAGCGTGGCTGCTTAGATCTAGAGGAGATCCGCGAGTTTCCCTGCGATGACCTGCGCATCATTGATCGCCTATGGGTGAAGTTTAGCGGTGGTCGGTTTGGATTTAGCGTGCAGAAGCAAATCTGGGTTGAGGTAGGTGGTAAGCTAGACTATAGTAAAGACTTGGAAGCTGCTGTAAAAGCTTATGGAAAGATGAGCGATCGCAATGGATGGCAACAGTCCGGGTCGTTCATTAGCCCGTCCGATGTAATTTTTGATATCACTGCTCCTTTGGGTCACCTCCCGTCTTTTGGTATGCTCGGGTTGGTGTTCGAGGGAGCTATTCGGTTGGGGGTTGTTGGGGGTGGTATATTCTTATCTCGTATCCAGACCTGTAAACTTTAG
- a CDS encoding AEC family transporter, whose amino-acid sequence MTDTLLHAYLPLIFWPGLGVILARFLPEAWPRLIGRGLYWVGIPLEVFALAHSTNFSDSIGLVPLITVLTLVGSLGLTWITLSWITWRAEQEKRSPLPDPSSDPSQVDQSSDTTDNLLSLDAADTAPREPVLSPPPIPPIDYWSDPARRGSFVLSSMIANTGFVGLAIAPILVSDSYLSWIVFYSVTQNVVGTYGIGVFLASYFGRSAQPGLSWGQVRDVLTVPSLWAFIVGAATHSLAFAPLVDGALEVSVWVVIAVALSLMGIRLSQLKGWSSLKWAIAPTLLKVLVIPALVGLITTLIGLPSEACLAVVLMAGMPSAFAGLILAEEYELDRELIASSIVLTSGLLLLTIPLWLLLFKV is encoded by the coding sequence ATGACCGACACTCTCCTTCATGCTTATCTACCTCTCATATTTTGGCCAGGACTGGGGGTAATCCTAGCGAGATTTTTACCCGAAGCCTGGCCCCGCTTGATTGGTCGAGGGCTTTACTGGGTGGGCATTCCCCTAGAAGTCTTTGCCCTGGCCCACAGTACCAATTTCTCTGATAGCATTGGCTTAGTGCCGCTGATTACAGTCTTGACCCTGGTGGGCAGCCTAGGGTTGACTTGGATCACCTTATCTTGGATTACCTGGCGGGCAGAACAGGAGAAGCGATCGCCCCTCCCAGATCCCAGCTCAGATCCTAGCCAAGTCGATCAATCGTCTGATACTACAGACAATCTGCTCTCTCTAGATGCCGCCGATACAGCGCCTAGGGAACCGGTTTTATCACCACCTCCGATTCCGCCCATAGACTACTGGAGCGATCCAGCCCGGCGCGGTAGTTTTGTCCTGTCGTCGATGATTGCCAATACAGGCTTTGTGGGCTTAGCGATCGCCCCTATTTTGGTGAGCGATAGTTATCTTAGCTGGATTGTGTTCTACAGCGTTACCCAAAATGTGGTGGGTACCTACGGCATCGGTGTTTTCCTCGCCAGCTATTTTGGGCGATCGGCCCAGCCGGGGCTGAGTTGGGGGCAAGTCCGTGATGTGCTCACCGTGCCGTCTCTCTGGGCGTTTATCGTGGGTGCTGCCACCCATTCCCTGGCCTTTGCGCCCCTCGTGGATGGGGCTCTGGAGGTATCGGTGTGGGTGGTGATTGCCGTGGCGCTGTCGCTGATGGGCATTCGCCTGAGCCAGCTCAAGGGCTGGAGTAGCCTCAAATGGGCGATCGCTCCCACGCTCTTGAAAGTGTTGGTGATTCCGGCTTTGGTGGGTCTGATCACTACCCTGATTGGTCTACCCTCGGAAGCCTGTTTAGCCGTGGTGTTGATGGCAGGTATGCCCAGTGCCTTCGCGGGGCTCATCCTTGCGGAGGAGTATGAACTGGATCGGGAATTAATCGCCAGCAGCATTGTCTTAACCAGCGGCCTGCTGCTGTTGACGATTCCCCTGTGGCTTTTACTGTTCAAAGTCTGA
- the pdhA gene encoding pyruvate dehydrogenase (acetyl-transferring) E1 component subunit alpha, whose product MDQERTVPVFTPKPGAITRDDGLIVYEDMVLGRFFEDKCAEMYYRGKMFGFVHLYNGQEAVSSGVIKALRSDDFVCSTYRDHVHALSAGVPAREVMAELFGKATGCSKGRGGSMHLFSAEHNLLGGYAFVAEGIPVATGAAFQAKYRREALGDANANQVSTCFFGDGASNNGQFFECLNMAALWKLPIIYVVENNKWAIGMAHDRATSQPEIYKKASVFNMVGVEVDGMDVLAVRAVAQEAVERARAGEGPTLIEALTYRFRGHSLADPDELRSKQEKDAWFSRDPIKRLGTYLVDEELATEAELKAIEKRIQAEIDEAVQFAQDSPEPDPSELYRYVFAED is encoded by the coding sequence ATGGATCAAGAGAGAACAGTACCCGTCTTTACGCCCAAGCCTGGGGCGATTACCCGCGACGACGGGCTGATCGTCTACGAAGATATGGTGCTCGGGCGCTTTTTTGAAGACAAATGTGCCGAGATGTACTATCGCGGCAAAATGTTCGGGTTTGTTCACCTCTATAACGGTCAAGAAGCCGTTTCCTCAGGTGTGATCAAGGCCCTGCGGTCGGATGACTTCGTTTGTAGCACCTACCGCGACCACGTCCATGCTTTGAGTGCTGGGGTGCCTGCACGGGAAGTAATGGCAGAACTGTTTGGTAAGGCAACGGGCTGCAGCAAGGGACGAGGCGGTTCCATGCACCTATTCTCCGCAGAACATAACTTGCTAGGCGGCTATGCCTTTGTGGCTGAGGGCATTCCCGTGGCCACTGGGGCCGCCTTCCAGGCTAAGTATCGCCGGGAAGCTCTGGGAGACGCTAATGCCAACCAAGTCTCCACCTGCTTCTTTGGCGATGGTGCGTCGAACAACGGTCAGTTTTTTGAATGCCTGAACATGGCGGCGCTGTGGAAGCTGCCGATCATTTACGTGGTGGAAAACAACAAATGGGCGATCGGCATGGCCCACGATCGCGCCACCTCTCAGCCAGAAATCTACAAGAAAGCCAGCGTCTTCAATATGGTGGGCGTTGAGGTAGACGGCATGGATGTGCTAGCGGTGCGAGCTGTGGCCCAAGAAGCCGTTGAACGGGCGCGAGCTGGGGAAGGGCCCACGTTGATTGAAGCGCTCACCTATCGCTTCCGCGGTCACTCCTTGGCGGATCCGGATGAACTGCGCAGTAAGCAGGAAAAAGACGCCTGGTTCTCCCGCGATCCGATCAAGCGTCTGGGCACCTACCTGGTGGATGAAGAGTTGGCGACCGAGGCGGAACTGAAAGCGATCGAAAAGCGCATTCAGGCGGAGATTGATGAGGCGGTGCAATTTGCTCAAGACAGTCCTGAACCCGACCCCAGCGAACTCTATCGCTACGTGTTTGCGGAAGACTAG
- a CDS encoding class I SAM-dependent methyltransferase, with translation MSNETLNLNETLRNYLLSVSLREPEVLQALRAETAQHPMGQMQIAPEQGQLMALLVQLMGARRILEIGVFTGYSSLVMALALPADGQIVACDVSDDYTAIARRYWEQAGVAHKVDLRIAPALDTLDRLLADQVAPFDLAFIDADKSNYRNYYERSLQLVRSGGLIVIDNVLWSGRVADPSVTDNRTQAIRDFNTALHQDDRIHLSLIPIADGLTLALKR, from the coding sequence ATGTCTAACGAAACCCTCAACCTCAACGAGACCCTACGCAACTACCTGCTTTCCGTTTCTCTCCGAGAACCCGAGGTGCTGCAAGCCCTGCGGGCGGAGACGGCCCAGCATCCCATGGGGCAGATGCAGATTGCTCCAGAGCAGGGGCAGTTGATGGCGCTGTTGGTGCAGCTCATGGGGGCGCGGCGGATTCTGGAAATTGGTGTTTTTACGGGCTATAGCTCTCTGGTGATGGCGTTAGCGCTGCCGGCCGATGGTCAGATTGTCGCCTGTGATGTCAGTGATGACTATACAGCGATCGCTCGTCGCTACTGGGAACAGGCAGGTGTGGCCCACAAGGTAGATCTGCGCATTGCTCCAGCCCTAGACACCCTCGATCGCTTATTAGCAGACCAAGTCGCACCCTTTGACCTAGCTTTCATTGATGCCGATAAGTCGAACTATCGCAACTACTACGAGCGATCGCTCCAGCTCGTTCGATCTGGGGGCCTCATCGTGATCGACAATGTGCTGTGGTCAGGACGAGTCGCTGATCCTAGCGTGACCGACAACCGCACCCAAGCGATCCGCGACTTCAACACAGCTCTGCACCAAGACGATCGCATCCACCTTAGCCTTATCCCCATCGCCGACGGCCTCACCCTCGCCCTGAAACGATAG